AGCCGATTTTTGTTTGAAAGCATCTGCTTCATTTTGAGTATTCAAGATGGTGTCAACAATGTTGCTGAGCATAGTCTCCTCCCAAGTTAATGTATAGATATATCACATAGTTCCTTCTTGGTACAGATACTTTCCTAGTCTATTAGGAGGTAAAAGGAGGCATTGGCTGTAAGTTGCTTAGATAACCTCAAGACTTTGCTGCTTTGCCAAAAATCTACCAGACGTCAGAtggtaaatgtcacaaaactttaaagctccatagcaaagaaagcccagcagcatctctactttctacaaaggctgaggaaagtccatctcccaccccccatcctcatcacattctacagaggttatattgggagcatcctgagcagctgcatcactgcctggtttggaaatcgcaccatctcagatcgcaagtccctgcagcggatagtgaggtcagctgagaagatcatcggggtctctcttcccactattacagacatttacactacacgctgcatccgcaaaggaagcagcattatgaagaaccccatgcacccctcatacaaactcttctccctcctgccatctgggaaaaggcactgaagcttTCGGGCTCTGaaaaccagactatgtaacagtttcttccccaaagccatcagactcctcaatacccagagcctggactgacgccaacttactgccctctactgtgtctattgtcttgtttattatttattgtaatgcctgcactgttttgcgcactttatgcagtcctgggtaggtctgtagtctagtgtagtttttttctttgtttttacatagttcagtgtagtttttgtattgtttcatgtagcaccatggtcctgaaaaatgttgtctcgtttttactgtgtactgtaccagcagttatggtcgaaatgccataaaaaatgacttgacttatatgtcatcatatactgtacaatcctgagatttattttttgcagatttacacagtaaatccaagaaacacaacacagtcagtgaaagactgcacccaacagggaagacaaacaactgatgtgcaaaagacaacaaacagtgcaaatacaaaagaaaaatatataaataagcaatatggAGAACGAGATGGAGCATTCTTGAACATAACTGCGTAGGTGTAGGAACaatttagtgatggggcaagtgaagttatcctcactggatcaagagcctgattgttgaggggtagtaactgtttctgaacctggtggtgtgggtcctgaggatcctgcaccttctttctgagagcagcagtgagaagagagcatggcctgcatggtggagttccttgatgatggatgctgctttacatGCTGGATCAGGTCAGGACCGCTCAAACGATAACAGcaatgaatttaaagttgctaaccctctccacctccgatcacCTGAAGAGGGCCGGCTCATAGACCttgttggtcttgctgacattgagtgagaggttcttgttgtggcacctctcagccagattttcaatctccctcctttatgctgattcgtcaccacttttgatttgccCAACGATAATGGTGCAGACAACCTGAGATATGGCACCAGAGCTGTGCctagcacacagccttgtggtggacCTGTGCTGCTGGAAATCGATgatccagttacacaaggaggtattgaggccaaggtcttgaagcttattgattagttttgaggggatgattgtattgaatcCTGACCTAATCATCTATGCCATGGCAAGAGGCATTTTCTGCAGATTATCTTCTTTCAGCTTCAGCTACGTACTACCCATGTTATCTTTCTCTCCAGATCTTCGATTTTGGGCCACTCCCGTACAGGGCTGCCATCGTCTACTATTCAGTTTCCTTTCTGGCCTTATCCACCGCTCTGCTAACCCTGCCGTCTTAAGAGGTCGTTACATATCCCACAATACTCAAACTTTATTCATCTTAACTTCAATTACACTAATTAAATATTGTTTCGGTCGGCCTGCTTGTCTGGTTATCCTTATCCCTGTCCCCGAATCTCCACTTTCACCTCTTACTTCTCTCACTTTCATCTTGATATCTAACCTCCCACTTCCTCTGCATGAGTACTCCACGTGGTCTTCTGCTTCTACATACATTACAGAAGTATAGTATGCCACTGAACGTGAGTGCACGAAATAAACACCTTGTTTCTCGGGGTGTGCAATGCCACGGGAGATCGCAAGTGTTATATAAACTTTTGTCACACTTCCCTTAATAGTCGGTGTTGTAATCTCGATGTGTACTGCTAAGGAGAAACTTTGTACATTATTCAGACATGAAATCTACAGCAACGATGCACTTTAAACTCTCTATTTTAAAAAGTAATTCCACTGTTCTAATAATTGATTTGCAATTACTACTGCAACTTTTATGTGCGAAGATTGAAGGGATTGCTTAAGGGTACAAACAAGAATACGAAACCGACAAAACGCAATTACCAAATTAGACCTGTTGAGAAAACCCGTGAAAACTGGAGACAGTTTTCAAGCAGAAAAACACTAAGCAGCGAAATGATTATATAAATAGAGGAACTAAAAGAGTCACATTACCAGGCATCCCTGACTTTCTTGGTCTCAGGACATGCACAACATGGTTTCAAAGGTTTCTTTTCCTCAGCGGGTCCAGAAGGCACTGTCCCCAAGGAAGCAGGCGCCGCTAACTGAGACATGTTAGTCTGATATTATGTTTACTTTCTTGTTTTGTGGAGTTCCACCTTCAAACGTCCTAACAGCGACTATTTCAATCCTACGTAGAGCCTTATAGTTCAGTATGCCTTTCCGCTTGACGAGAGGAATACTGGGATTTGTAGTCCTCACTGGGAAATATTCCACAATAGAGTTCTCATTAGCGAACTACACATTCCAGAATACACCGCGTATGCGTTGTCCGCACGCGGATATCCGCTTGTGGTAGCAGGTATGCCGATGTCTACCGTTTAAAGAGACGTGAAACGAGATTATCTTATGTGCGCGACTTAATCTTTTAAATATAATTAATTTCTCAGAAATATCATATTTCTCATAAAATATTTTAATCGTGTGCATTTACAATCCAACTACTCTGCACGTGCATGTTTTTCACACACTGCTATGCattttgaaaatgaaaaaaatactcATTTTTTGAGAATTAACATGTACGAATATACATATTAAGCACAAAATGTTGACTGATAACTTACACATGCGCATGATTTTGTTGCTCTCTCTGCAAAGTGAGGGTGGAACTGTATTGTAATACTAACAATGTGGATCAGGAAAAGGAAGTCTCCACACTTCCTAGCTTAATGGGTGCTCTTACGCAAGTTATTAACTCCTAAAACCTAgcaagcaagacatttgacaaaattattgaaattttacaaaatcaATTGAGCCCAAACCCAATAGTAACAACTCAGGGATTTagattgcagaactgtgcaaactatcccaatactgtgactttggagatggactttctgatgcaatAAGGGACAGGCTTTATGCGGCAACGATAAAGCATTCAAAAGAGGCTGCTGTCGGAAACAGACCTAACCATAGAACGGGCATTGATCATTACAATATCAgtggagactgcagcaaaggatgcactAGAACTACAAAGAAAaatttagaatgtgaaatgcacaaaatgtccctgaatgttgcaaaaatccaaaaattttatcaatgtggcaaatgctcccatgatgcaaataactgttggttcaaagaaaaaggctgcagaaagtgtGCAAGTCCAATAAAAAAGCACaaccaaataaaaaaaaaacaaagaatgaaaAGTTCCAgacacaaaactaaacaaaaGCATACAGTGACCGAATGTGAAACTGAATCAGACAATACAGAGTCTGCCAAAAGTGAGCTGCCTTACCTAGAACTGCAttgtattactgaagcagatcgcaAAATAATACAGATGTGCCTAGTTTGAAACTGAAAAGGgaacttccggtaagatggcgattgcttagctgctccgaacttttgttccgttactgtcgctatctttgcactaaatgtctccattttttaaaccttagttggGAACTTTTTCGGTAtctcttacttgcctgtgaacacatctaacttacaatgtctagcaagagttCTAAATCTGGGAGAAAGGAAGCTACAGCTCTCTCAGACGAGACCCTGGCTGCGCTCGGACAGCTCCGAGacgaaattttaaaggaattcaaaaccgctttcaaacagttggaAAACAAACTGGATCGGATCAACGATAAAGTGGAcaaacatgctgaacacttatctcgcatcgattcgacttctgagGATTTAGAAAATCGTGTttgatacttggagactctctggtCCAACTTAgaggaaaagtgtaacaaactccttttcaaaatggtggatctcgaaaattgcagcagacgctgcaatcttagaattcttggattgccagaggccaccaaacagggatcaacagtgaagtttttcgccgagtttctctgtgagatattcggaAAAGATTTGCTTCCGAACTCGAATTCTGAGCTCGAACGGGCACACCGGGTCTACGTTCCCCCCGGAATTCTGGGCTCCCGCCTGCGACCAGTAATCttatgctttcatcaataccaggtaaaacacagTCTGATCGTGGAGACACATCGCAGAAGTTCTTTTATTTTCCAGAACACAatcattcgctttgtggaagattttgcaccccaggCCTTAAAGATTcgcgctgagtttaaaggcgcaatgaaagtgctttttgatcgtggttttaaaccctctATTCGTTCTCCTGCCGATCTACAAATCAAGCTTAACACTGGAAAAtacaagtggtttaaatcagtgaaggaagctgaagcatttgcggcaagtcttccggctatccagtcaTCTTCGGAACCCAatcggacctcctaaaatggtggataagtatttcttgtagtaaaattactttttctggactcagactttacttgaatcactcagacattattcatcgaaactctaagggctgttgacaatctctccctggatttggtgtgtgtgtaatctatttttattcttgtacaactttatctacagagttctacaactgactctaacttgttttggaggtttgaagtttttagtgaaggcctccctgtttgttggttcacagtttaattgccgatttatttttccttctttttatatctatttattatttttttctttttttccttttcttcaccCTTTTTTCTAAtctctgaatttttttctctcttctctgtaaatggttgataaatactcatcttgaatttataattttccccttcctctccttttttttaatctttttttttcctttctcttactttattcttctataatttttcgcgggcaggttagttttggtcttcttctgattttctctgtattaagttttatattcctgcagaaggtgttctaatctgtagttatgttttctagtgcataaactagttactatttgctatagtatttatagggaactgttgttaatgacacagatctggaagttgtatttggattaatttttttggtagagctagctacttgttttggtagccgtctaattttgggttgtgtgggtggggtggattttccagttccaacatcactcactgtatatattatttctctttattgctcaggacatgtatatgttttgattttacaaatctatgtttacatctctgctcccagactgctattgtactgcttgactttttatatgcctgctgctttttatgcattagtaatcgataatggctagtgcacttaaactcgtgagctggaatgtaaagggattgaatcaccctgttaaaaggaggaaggtattctcacatatcaaacaactcaaagctggcattgctttccttcaagaaactcatatccgttgttctgataactcccggcttctgtcaaagtgggcgggtcagcattttcattcgtcctttgccgctaaagctaggggagtctccattcttattaactcaaatattccttttgaactccataataaaatatctgatacaaatggccgttttattattgtttctggtaaactatataacactaaagttgcactagcaaacctgtatgcccccaactttgatgatgttaatttttttgaacggtttttttcctcactaccagacttaaactcatactctcttatactgggtggtgacttcaattgttggttagatcctaatttgaatcgatcgtcctctgttactagaccacctactaaatctgccttagctattcaatcgtttctctctaattatggtatctctgatatatggcgtttcctccatcctacgaagagagattattcttttttctcacatgttctccataccttcactagaattgattatttcttactcgataaccaacttattccatttgcccactcttgtgactatcagagtatactgatttctgaccatgccccaattactttcCCTctgaactttcctggtctcctTCAGAGGAATAAGCACTGGCGttttgattcaactttattatcggatgatgatttttaaaaatttattaaggatcagataatcttttattttaacactaatacatcacctgaagtgccatcccagattgtctgagATGCCacgaaagcatatctgagggggcaaataatctcttacacagcaaatctcaacagaagatcctgtgcagatcgattagacctcattaaccagattaaagaattggatcaagtatatgcccaaactaagaaccctgaattatacaagaagcacgttgaactccaaactaaatttaaccttctgtccactcagcctgtcgaacgccaacttctcgaaagcaagagtcgcttttacgttcatggggataagtctggtaaattcctagccaatcagctgaggcgttccaaagccaaacaacatattacaaagatccggaaggagaacggagactttacatcagatcatttagaaattaatgacgcatttaaaaatttttattccaggctttattcctctgaatctctgaatgacaatatctctgttgatcaatttttacagaatctgaatatcccctcactttcatctgatttcaaagccaaactcaatgcgcctatgtcatcagaagaaatatctattgcaatttctgcactgtcctcagggaaatctcctggacctgatgggttccctgtagaattttataaatcattctcttcacttctttctcctcagttactttcagtattatatgactcgtttaattacggcaaattgccaccctctttcagtgaggcatctattattatTCTTTTAAAAGAAGGGCAAAGACCCAGCAGAGTGTTCCTTGTATAGgctgatctctctgctcaatgttgatgtaaagatcttagctaaagttttggctcacagattagaaaccgttattctctccattatctctgatgaccaaacaggctttattaaaaaccgtctcccttttttaacattcggcgtttatttaatatcttatacttacctccaactgggattcctgaatgtgttatttccctcgatgtggagaaagcatttgatcgtatagagtagaactacctttttgcagttttagaaaaatttgacctcagccaaagtttcatctcttggatccaattgctgtacctgtgtcctactgcctctgttttaaccaattttcagaaatcccaagtatttaatctcaaacatggcacccgtcagggatgccccttaagtccctttctctttgatttggctatggaacctctggcgatagcatttcgaaattgtcctgaattgaccgggatttggagagggggtgttgagcataaagtttctctctatgctgatgacttataactctttctctcaaatccatctacatccttacctctaatgttttcacttcttgaccagtttagccagatctctggctataaacttaatttacataagagtgaacttctcccaattaataaagaagcacaagaactaacttttcgtgatctcccttttaaagtagtccataatcaatttacttatcttggaattacagtcacaaggaagtttaaagatctctttcgt
The sequence above is a segment of the Hypanus sabinus isolate sHypSab1 chromosome 4, sHypSab1.hap1, whole genome shotgun sequence genome. Coding sequences within it:
- the LOC132393352 gene encoding cytochrome c oxidase copper chaperone; translation: MSQLAAPASLGTVPSGPAEEKKPLKPCCACPETKKVRDACIIEKGEENCKDLIEAHKECMRALGFKV